GCCATCCGCAGCAGCATCCAGCGCGGAAGTCCATTCGGCGGCAGGACATGGACGCGCACAACCGCTGAACTACTCGGCTTGGAGACCTCACTTCGCCCCCGAGGCCGTCCCGCGAGCTGAGAGAGGAAAAGGGGACATTCTACTTTTTGGCTCTGCCAGGGTATTGCCGGCAGCGCGAAGGCTGGGCCGGTAAAGTAGAATGTCCCCTTTTTCAGTCGGGCAGGACGTTTCGGCCGATCATGTCCGCTGGCGGCTGGAGGCCCAGTTGGGTCAGGACAGTGGGGGCCACGTCGTAGATGGAGATGGCGGTTTTGCCGGCGGCGCAGCCGGGATGGGCGCAGATGAACATGCCCTCGATGTTGTGGTTGGCGTCATCGGGGCCGGTGTCGTTTTCGAAGGTGTAGAGCGTACCGGTGCCGACCATGCCGACGGATCGCCACGAGAGGTTGCCGAACAGGACGATCAGGTCCGGCGGAAAGCCGCGGACCGTGCGGTAGATGTCCTTCGGCTGGAACACCTTGGTGCCCATCAGCTTGCCTTCGTGGTCGACCATGGTTTCGAGTTTGCCGGCCAGTTCGCGGGTGAAATCGTCGAGGTCCACCGGACGAAGCTGGCCCTGCGGTTCGCGGCCCTGGACGTTGAAGAAGCAGCGGGCGTAGTAGCCGCCCTCGCCCCAGGCTTTGGTCCGCGACCAGTCGATGTTGACGTCGGCGAAGCGGGTGGGGCCCTTCAGGTCGTCCTTGAGCATCAGATAACCCTCGCGGATGAGCCACTCGTTAAAGCACACGCCGCCCTTCATGCCCTTGGCACCGTGGTCGGAGACGACCCACACGGCGATCCGGTCAAGGTCGAGGGTCGCCAGCAGCCGGCCGAGGCGCTCGTCGACGAACCGGTAGTAATCGCGGATGGCGTGCTCGTACGGGTTGCCCGGAACGTAGCGATGGTGGTTTTCGTCCATGTACTGCCAGAGCCCGTGGTGCAGCCGGTCCGGCCCCATATCGACCGACCAGAACAGGTTCCAGTCGCGGCTCGCGGCGAAGTGGTGGATCATCTCGAAACGCTGGTCGGTCATCCGGTGGGTCTGGGCGATGAGCCAGTCCTTCTTGTCAGTGCGGTACGGCCGCACGTCGGGCAGATACTCGCCAAATTGCTCAGCGATCTCCCGCTTGAGCGAAACGGGATACGTGTAGTCGCTTTCGAGGCTGGGCGCGAACCAGCAACTGATCATCTCGCCGTTGAGGGGTCGCGGCGGATAGGTCTGCGGCACGCCGAAGACGAACGACTTTCGGCCATGCTCGCTGAGGATGTCCCAGAGGCGAGGCTCGCGCACGCCGAGACTGGTCGGAATGATCATCTTGCCGTAGGACCAGTCGGCGCGGTTGTGCATGCCGTAGATGCCGAGTTGGCCGGGATCCTTGCTCGAGGCCATGCATGACCAGGCGGGAACGGTAATCGGCGGCATGGTGCTGGTCATCACGCCGTAACTGCCGCGTTCGGCGAGCGACCGGAGGTTCGGCAGGTCATTCCAGAATCGCTGGAACATGAGCGTCGGGTCGGCGCAGTCGAGGCCGATGATCATCACCTTTTCGACGTTCTTACGGGCAGGCATTGGCGGGCTCCCTGTCATCGGATTGGCGGTCGAGTTGCTCAAGGTATTCGGCGGCTCGGGCGATCACCTGCTGGACCGTCTGGTCCATCGAGCCGTGCATGACGACGCCGGCGGCCTGGGCGTGGCCGCCGCCTCCGATGCTGCGGGCCAGCGGCAGGATGTTCACGTCGTCTTCGCTGCGAAGGTTCATACGGACGGTTCCGGGTTCGGGCTCGGAAAAGAGGATGGCGATGCGAACCCCGTCGATCGACCGGGGCACGGTCACCTGCTCGTCGATATCGAACGGCGTACAGCCGGCTCGGGTCAGTTCATCATGGGTCACGGTACTCCAGGCGATCGCGCCGGAGGGGCTGATGCGGGTGTTGTCGTAAACCATCCGCATGAGGCGGAACTCGCTCGGCGAGAGCGTCCGGTAGAGCTTTTGGCAGACGGTGGGAATGTCCGCGCCGGCCTCGGCGAGTTTGGCTGCGGCGGTCAGGGCGTCGGCTGAGGTGCCGCGGAGGGAAAAGCCCAACGTATCGCCGTGCAGGCCGGTGTAGAGCAAACTGGCTTGGGCGGCAGTGAGGCTGATGCCGAGGGCCTCCGCGAGCGTAAAGACCATCTGCGAGGCGCTGGCGAAGCCGCTGTCGACCCAGTTGACCGTGCCGTAGCACTCATTGCCCAGATGGTGGTCGATGTTGCAGATGGGCAGTTCGGGCGACAGCTCATAGCCGCGGCTGAGGTTGATCCGCTTGCGGAGGGCGGTATCGACCACCACGAGCAGATCGGTCCCGTCGGCGGGCTCGGGCGGATCGCCGGACGCCATCAGGTCGAGCATGAACCGGAACTTCCGGCTGACGGTCTCCGCGGGCAGCATCATGGCCGCCCGCTTGCCGAGGGCGGCGAGCACGGACCAGGTCACGACGACGCTGGCGATGCAGTCGGCATCGGGGTTTACGTGCCCCACCACCAGGGGTTGCCGGCAACGATCGATGATCTGGATGGCATCTTTGAGCATAAGCGATTCCCGCCACCTGCCCGCGGGCCCTCATGGCCCGGTGCAAAGAGGTACATGATAGGCCCAAGCGGGGCAAAAGTAAAGGCTTTCCGCACTCCGATAGGAGTGCCATTCCGCAACTCCAGCATTTGCACGCGGAAGCGTCACGGGTTCCGGTATTATCTTTCGGCCGAACGGTAACATCTATCCGAACACCACGATGAGAATCGGAAGGACGACGACCAGAAACGCGACGGTATTGACCAGGAACAGGACGCTGGCCAGCCGCGGATGCAGGGAGAAGAGATTTGAAATCACGACGGTGAAAATGGCGGTAGGCATGAAGCCCTCGATGAGGGCGACCTTGCGGGCCACCGGAGGCAGGCTGCCCAGTAGACCTTCAGCCGACCAGACCAGGATCACCGTAATCACCGGAGCAATCAGAAACTTGCACAAGGCCAAGCTACCGTGCAGCCGGGGCATTTCACCCAGG
The Phycisphaerae bacterium DNA segment above includes these coding regions:
- a CDS encoding phosphodiesterase → MPARKNVEKVMIIGLDCADPTLMFQRFWNDLPNLRSLAERGSYGVMTSTMPPITVPAWSCMASSKDPGQLGIYGMHNRADWSYGKMIIPTSLGVREPRLWDILSEHGRKSFVFGVPQTYPPRPLNGEMISCWFAPSLESDYTYPVSLKREIAEQFGEYLPDVRPYRTDKKDWLIAQTHRMTDQRFEMIHHFAASRDWNLFWSVDMGPDRLHHGLWQYMDENHHRYVPGNPYEHAIRDYYRFVDERLGRLLATLDLDRIAVWVVSDHGAKGMKGGVCFNEWLIREGYLMLKDDLKGPTRFADVNIDWSRTKAWGEGGYYARCFFNVQGREPQGQLRPVDLDDFTRELAGKLETMVDHEGKLMGTKVFQPKDIYRTVRGFPPDLIVLFGNLSWRSVGMVGTGTLYTFENDTGPDDANHNIEGMFICAHPGCAAGKTAISIYDVAPTVLTQLGLQPPADMIGRNVLPD